From one Rosa rugosa chromosome 4, drRosRugo1.1, whole genome shotgun sequence genomic stretch:
- the LOC133743328 gene encoding glycine-rich RNA-binding protein 3, mitochondrial-like, with protein MAFLSKFGNILRQTATRQIRSELAPSKPSIFQAIRCMSTGPSSKLFIGGVSFQSDEQSLREEFAKYGEVVDVRIITDRDTGRSRGFGFVTYTSSEEASSAIQALDGQELHGRRVRVNYATDRPRTNFGGGGYGGDGGYSRGGGGYGGGGGGGGYGGGSYGSGNSGGGYGGSGVGYNSGGTFDNASTGGFGGTDNSFSAGGAQFGEDKSGFDEPLEGNNRDDDDTADFEKRA; from the exons ATGGCGTTCTTGAGTAAATTCGGCAATATACTTAGGCAGACCGCAACCAGGCAGATCAGATCTGAATTGGCTCCTTCCAAGCCGTCGATTTTTCAGGCCATAAGATGCATGTCAACTGGGCCAAGTTCTAAACTATTTATTGGAG GTGTGTCATTTCAGAGTGATGAGCAAAGTTTGAGGGAAGAATTTGCCAAATATGGTGAAGTTGTTGATG TAAGAATCATCACAGACCGTGACACTGGTAGATCGAGAGGCTTTGGATTCGTTACTTACACATCTAGCGAGGAGGCATCAAGTGCCATCCAGGCCTTGGATGGTCAG GAGCTTCATGGCCGCCGCGTCAGGGTGAATTATGCTACTGACAGGCCTCGGACTAACTTTGGAGGAGGTGGTtatggtggtgatggtggttaCTCGAGAGGTGGTGGAGgatatggtggtggtggtggaggtggggGTTATGGAGGTGGCAGCTATGGTTCTGGGAACTCTGGTGGTGGATACGGTGGAAGTGGAGTTGGCTACAACAGCGGTGGTACTTTTGATAATGCTAGCACTGGTGGTTTTGGTGGTACTGACAACAGCTTTTCTGCTGGTGGAGCTCAATTTGGAGAGGACAAAAGTGGCTTCGATGAGCCATTAGAAGGAAACAATAGGGATGATGATGACACTGCAGACTTCGAAAAAAGGGCCTAA
- the LOC133743326 gene encoding glycine-rich RNA-binding protein 2, mitochondrial-like yields MAFLSKFGNILRQSAGKQINSDLSSFKLWTHQAVRCMSSMGSSKLFIGGISYQTDDGSLREAFARYGDVVDARIITDRESGRSRGFGFVTYATPEGASSAIQALDGKDLHGRVIRVNYANERPPRSSFGYGGGDGGYGGGGGGYSGGGGGYGGGGGGGGGYSGGGGGYNSYGNDSYNSGGNYGSGNSFETASGGGYGNSTNFAPSGSVATGSAYNFGVGGGDSSFPTGGGFGDSPNYGSPGSVGTGGADNFGVGGSDDSSFPNRDDELGYQSRA; encoded by the exons ATGGCTTTCTTGAGTAAATTTGGGAATATACTTCGGCAGTCTGCAGGCAAGCAGATCAACTCTGACTTGTCTTCTTTCAAACTGTGGACCCATCAGGCTGTAAGATGCATGTCATCCATGGGAAGCTCAAAGCTTTTTATCGGAG GTATTTCGTATCAGACGGATGATGGCAGTCTGAGGGAGGCTTTTGCAAGATATGGAGATGTTGTTGATG CACGGATCATCACAGACCGCGAGAGTGGCAGATCaagaggatttggatttgttacttACGCTACACCTGAGGGTGCATCAAGTGCCATTCAGGCCTTGGATGGGAAG GATCTTCATGGCCGTGTAATAAGGGTGAATTATGCAAATGAGAGGCCTCCTCGTAGTAGCTTTGGTTATGGAGGAGGTGATGGCGGTTACGGGGGTGGCGGAGGCGGTTACAGTGGTGGCGGAGGCGGTTACGGTGGTGGCGGAGGCGGAGGTGGGGGTTACAGTGGTGGTGGAGGCGGCTACAACAGCTATGGCAATGACAGTTATAATAGTGGTGGTAATTACGGAAGTGGAAACTCTTTTGAAACTGCTAGTGGTGGAGGTTATGGCAATAGCACAAATTTTGCTCCTTCTGGTAGTGTTGCTACTGGTAGTGCCTATAACTTTGGAGTTGGTGGTGGTGACAGCAGCTTTCCCACCGGTGGAGGTTTTGGCGATAGCCCAAATTATGGTTCTCCTGGTAGTGTTGGAACTGGTGGTGCCGATAACTTTGGTGTGGGGGGCAGTGATGACAGTAGCTTTCCCAACAGGGACGATGAGTTAGGCTATCAGAGTAGGGCCTGA
- the LOC133745602 gene encoding uncharacterized protein LOC133745602: MDRSVTFETLRFKTSLVSSASPSCVEIKYQLPNETLEARLVSVAAMISEFEAWQRIPVYLFDRTAGSACRENAVRLDPHGFIDAEEDLISLPRVGDDYPQASVNSETSPATSEVVVNGSDSQTLAVGQEFSDTKAFRDALVATAIAKKFELTFIRSDRARVTAKCAEDGCSWRIHASKLPDVDTFQIKALKGVHCCVLPERSGHRQAKMKWILNCIMDRVRENINYKPKEIIKDIEQEYGVIIPYLKAHRAKERALELIYGMPMKDIVFNQAEVQGVEKALHDVLVIVGRSL; encoded by the exons ATGGACCGGTCCGTCACCTTCGAAACCCTCCGGTTCAAGACGAGCCTCGTCAGCTCCGCTTCGCCGAGTTGCGTAGAGATCAAGTACCAGCTTCCCAACGAGACTCTCGAGGCTCGGCTCGTCTCCGTCGCGGCGATGATCAGCGAGTTCGAGGCCTGGCAGAGGATTCCGGTTTACTTGTTTGATCGCACCGCCGGTTCGGCTTGCAG AGAGAATGCGGTTCGGCTTGATCCACACGGCTTCATTGATGCAGAGGAGGATCTAATATCACTTCCTAG GGTGGGTGATGATTATCCTCAGGCTTCAGTGAATAGCGAGACCAGCCCTGCAACATCGGAAGTTGTAGTTAATGGAAGTGATAGTCAAACTCTGGCTGTTGGCCAGGAATTCTCAGATACAAAAGCATTTCGTGATGCATTGGTAGCTACGGCTATTGCCAAGAAGTTTGAGTTAACATTTATCAGATCCGACCGAGCGCGAGTAACTGCTAAATGTGCTGAAGATGGCTGCTCATGGCGTATACATGCATCCAAGCTTCCAGATGTTGACACTTTCCAGATAAAGGCATTGAAGGGAGTGCATTGTTGTGTACTTCCAGAACGATCTGGCCACCGACAAGCAAAAATGAAATGGATCTTAAATTGTATCATGGATCGTGTGCGAGAAAATATCAACTACAAACCTAAGGAAATCATAAAGGACATTGAGCAAGAGTATGGGGTTATTATACCATATTTGAAGGCCCATCGAGCTAAAGAGCGAGCCTTGGAGTTGATATATGGAATGCCAATGAAGGACATAGTTTTTAATCAAGCTGAAGTTCAGGGAGTAGAGAAGGCCTTGCATGATGTACTTGTCATTGTAGGAAGAAGTCTTTGA
- the LOC133743131 gene encoding presenilin-like protein At2g29900, with product MAQNPRPRSILETLGEELVRIITPVSICMLLVVILVSVLSSDSSSTVTVNSIANIAYTETTSDSTWDKFVGALLNSLVFVAVVTLVTFVLVLLFYLRCTKFLKAYMGFSSFIVLGFMGGEIALFLIEDFSVPIDCVTFLVVLFNFAVVGVLAVFMSKMPILVTQGYLVVIGMLVAYWFTLLPEWTTWVLLVAMALYDLAAVLLPVGPLRLLVELAISRDEEIPALVYEARPVVASQDPRGGVGQRRVWRERRNESESNGNVGSGLGENGSTGLGDNVTANVEFGNRNDLSLVRVEEGRVPDRGELSAPLLEHITSVQQRGQGDDVSVDSMLLEGIGLGSSGSIKLGLGDFIFYSVLVGRAAMYDFMTVYACYLAIIGGLGVTLILLALYQKALPALPVSIMLGVLFYVLTRLLLEVFVVQCSLNLIMF from the coding sequence ATGGCCCAAAACCCAAGACCCAGAAGCATTCTCGAAACTCTCGGCGAAGAACTCGTCAGAATCATCACCCCTGTCTCCATCTGCATGTTGCTCGTGGTCATATTGGTCTCGGTTTTAAGCTCCGATTCATCTTCAACCGTCACCGTTAATTCCATTGCTAACATTGCTTACACGGAGACCACCTCGGACTCCACCTGGGACAAATTCGTAGGTGCCCTTCTGAACTCTCTTGTGTTTGTGGCTGTGGTCACTCTGGTCACTTTTGTTTTGGTCCTTCTGTTCTATCTTAGATGCACTAAGTTCTTGAAAGCCTACATGGGCTTCTCTTCGTTTATTGTGTTGGGCTTTATGGGCGGCGAGATTGCTTTGTTTTTGATTGAGGATTTTAGTGTTCCGATTGATTGTGTCACGTTTTTGGTGGTGTTGTTCAATTTTGCTGTCGTGGGTGTGTTGGCTGTGTTCATGTCGAAAATGCCGATACTTGTGACTCAAGGCTATTTGGTTGTGATTGGGATGCTGGTTGCGTATTGGTTTACGTTGCTGCCTGAGTGGACTACTTGGGTGCTGTTGGTGGCCATGGCATTGTATGATCTCGCCGCGGTTTTGCTGCCTGTCGGGCCGCTGAGGCTGTTGGTGGAGCTAGCAATTTCAAGAGACGAAGAAATTCCAGCTTTGGTTTATGAGGCCCGGCCTGTGGTGGCTTCCCAGGATCCGAGGGGAGGTGTGGGTCAGAGGAGGGTttggagagagaggaggaacGAGAGTGAGAGTAATGGAAATGTTGGTTCTGGTTTGGGCGAGAATGGGAGTACCGGGTTGGGTGATAATGTGACTGCTAATGTTGAATTTGGTAACAGGAATGATTTGAGTTTGGTTAGGGTTGAAGAGGGGAGGGTTCCGGATAGGGGTGAGCTTTCTGCGCCATTACTAGAGCACATAACAAGTGTTCAGCAGCGTGGGCAGGGTGATGATGTGTCGGTTGACAGTATGTTGCTGGAGGGTATTGGATTGGGATCTTCTGGTTCAATCAAGTTGGGATTGGGAGACTTCATATTCTATAGTGTTTTAGTTGGGAGGGCGGCGATGTATGATTTTATGACAGTGTATGCTTGTTATCTCGCCATTATAGGCGGTCTGGGAGTTACTTTGATACTGCTGGCTTTGTATCAGAAAGCTTTGCCAGCTCTTCCTGTGTCAATAATGCTGGGTGTactgttttatgtactgacccGGCTTTTGCTTGAAGTCTTTGTTGTACAGTGTTCTTTGAATCTCATTATGTTTTAG
- the LOC133743327 gene encoding uncharacterized protein LOC133743327, which produces MANPRRNSQSSENPFHGQSQSQSRSLSLNLNQSVSWSSLVHFLKKPHALPFLLSIFLLLTWVSLRLQHSSSSPHSHNINTPLQKNIKDDSKANLVRFGSGFPSRIAKDKRGWLLDPISLAQQSGILGGAVICASIHLGEIRPGALRGNHRHHSCNETFVIWGAETRFRLENDEVDDKGYAEVIIGADEVAVAASRSGTAHALINIDPVRTTYFIGCQDSVIDYNSSTTDFNVWESLKH; this is translated from the exons ATGGCAAACCCCAGAAGGAACAGCCAGAGCTCAGAGAACCCATTTCATGGTCAAAGCCAAAGCCAAAGCCGAAGCCTAAGCCTAAACCTAAACCAAAGCGTTTCATGGTCATCACTTGTACACTTTCTGAAGAAGCCCCATGCCTTGCCTTTTCTGCTCTCAATCTTCCTTCTGCTTACATGGGTCTCTCTCAGGCTCCAGCACTCCTCGTCCTCTCCTCATTCTCATAATATCAATACACCATTACAGAAGAACATCAAGGACGACAGCAAGGCCAATCTCGTTAGGTTCGGTTCTGGGTTCCCCTCTCGGATTGCAAAAGATAAGCGGGGATGGTTGCTCGACCCCATTTCCCTTGCCCAACAATCTGGCATTTTGG GTGGAGCTGTGATTTGTGCTTCAATCCATCTTGGAGAAATCCGGCCTGGTGCTTTAAGGGGAAACCACAGACACCATTCTTGTAATGAAACGTTTGTCATATggggagcagaaacaaggtttAGGCTGGAGAACGATGAGGTAGATGATAAAGGTTACGCTGAAGTCATCATTGGTGCAGATGAGGTTGCTGTTGCAGCTAGTCGAAGCGGAACTGCTCATGCTTTAATAAACATAGATCCGGTTCGGACCACATACTTCATAGGGTGCCAGGACAGTGTCATAGATTATAACAGCTCAACTACTGATTTTAATGTCTGGGAAAGTCTTAAGCATTAG
- the LOC133745048 gene encoding exocyst complex component EXO70E2-like, with protein sequence MADHKSLTPIIEEDEGEVEDHHVLAPRQIIRNCLTDALKKTLVDLESQLSAIVAIPQSNAQVLFEFDKRLKKEEKFHHWESKELMIWDSSPVEASKYLKGIEEIHSLIETIGGLSADEHGKLKKDLLYRANSVLQLAMSRLEEELVRILLQYKQCVDPGPMSFRLFGADQVVYDEFSLASIDEGSSEVSSERNSNSNESEDYVVDLVHPLGMPHLKSIANVMFATNYGDEFCQAFINTRKEAFNEYLLDVLGWQKFSIEDVHKMEWTNLNSEIKKWNWLMKIVVRVYLASEKRLCEKILGEFGSFSSFCFLETTMDTMGCLLNFGVAIAIGARSPEKLFSFLDMYNVIANLRNYIDALFIEDAGCAIRNQFHEILKSLGNLAKTTFVDFGNVIASNTSANPFSGGGIHPLTRYVMNFIKTVTDYGDTLNLLLKDQHIEGSITEIEFEDKKGSSSSTLTPTSLHVMSITGILKSNLENRSKLYNDEALQHVFMMNNLHYMVQKIKNIKLELLFGDEWIRTQKSKVQQHVKDYVRATWSSAVSLLRDDFRVSHSLSKRSSKSRCKAFTNAFEEVYRTQTGWYVPDLELREDLQISTSQNVIPAYRNFVERVSVKFKITDKYMKYTVDDLEKHLFDLFEGSRRLLNKSFTCRK encoded by the coding sequence ATGGCGGATCACAAATCTCTCACTCCAAtcattgaagaagatgaaggggAAGTAGAAGATCACCATGTTCTTGCACCTAGGCAAATCATAAGGAATTGCCTGACGGATGCTTTGAAGAAAACCCTGGTGGATTTGGAATCTCAATTGTCTGCCATTGTCGCAATCCCTCAAAGCAATGCACAAGTATTGTTCGAGTTTGACAAGCGGCTCAAGAAGGAGGAAAAATTTCACCATTGGGAGTCGAAGGAACTGATGATATGGGATTCCAGTCCGGTAGAAGCTTCCAAGTATCTGAAAGGCATTGAAGAGATACATAGCCTGATTGAAACCATTGGAGGCTTGTCCGCAGACGAGCATGGGAAGCTGAAGAAGGACCTTCTTTACCGGGCAAATAGTGTGTTGCAGTTGGCAATGTCAAGGCTAGAGGAGGAGCTAGTCCGAATTCTCCTTCAGTACAAGCAATGTGTCGATCCAGGTCCCATGTCTTTTCGTTTGTTTGGAGCAGATCAAGTAGTGTATGATGAGTTCTCACTTGCTTCAATTGATGAAGGATCGAGTGAGGTATCGTCGGAGAGAAATAGTAATAGCAATGAATCGGAGGATTATGTGGTGGATTTGGTGCATCCACTTGGAATGCCTCATCTCAAGTCCATTGCAAATGTTATGTTCGCTACGAATTATGGGGATGAATTTTGCCAAGCTTTTATCAACACGAGGAAGGAAGCTTTCAATGAGTATTTGTTGGATGTTCTTGGTTGGCAGAAATTCAGCATTGAAGATGTGCATAAGATGGAGTGGACAAACTTGAACTCGGAGATAAAGAAATGGAATTGGTTAATGAAGATCGTCGTGCGGGTCTATCTTGCTAGTGAGAAGCGTCTATGTGAAAAGATTTTGGGAGAGTTTGGATCTTTTAGCTCATTTTGCTTTCTTGAAACAACGATGGATACAATGGGGTGCCTCTTGAATTTTGGTGTAGCCATAGCCATTGGGGCTCGTAGTCCAGagaaattattttcatttcttGACATGTATAATGTTATTGCAAATCTTCGAAATTATATAGATGCTTTGTTCATAGAAGATGCTGGATGTGCCATAAGAAACCAATTCCATGAGATTCTGAAGAGCTTAGGAAATTTGGCAAAGACAACTTTTGTGGACTTTGGGAATGTCATTGCTTCCAACACATCAGCAAATCCATTCTCTGGTGGTGGTATTCATCCTCTCACTCGGTATGTCATGAACTTTATTAAGACTGTTACTGACTATGGTGATACACTTAACTTGCTTCTCAAGGATCAACACATAGAAGGATCAATTACAGAAATTGAGTTTGAAGATAAGAAAGGCAGTTCATCTTCGACGCTCACTCCAACATCTCTTCATGTCATGTCAATTACTGGGATTCTAAAATCAAATCTCGAGAACAGATCCAAATTGTACAACGATGAGGCTTTACAGCATGTTTTCATGATGAACAATCTCCACTACATGGTGCAGAAGATCAAGAACATCAAACTTGAGCTTCTTTTTGGAGATGAATGGATAAGAACACAAAAGAGTAAAGTCCAGCAACATGTTAAAGATTATGTTAGAGCTACTTGGAGTTCAGCCGTTTCTTTGTTAAGAGATGATTTTCGAGTGTCACATTCTCTCTCAAAGAGAAGTTCTAAAAGTAGGTGCAAGGCTTTTACTAATGCTTTTGAGGAGGTGTACAGGACACAGACAGGATGGTACGTACCAGATCTTGAGCTTCGGGAAGACCTACAAATTTCAACTTCACAGAAtgtaatccctgcatatcgtAATTTTGTCGAGAGGGTCTCTGTAAAGTTTAAGATCACTGACAAGTACATGAAGTACACTGTTGATGATCTGGAGAAGCATCTTTTTGATCTATTTGAAGGGTCGCGGAGATTATTAAACAAATCATTTACGTGTAGGAAGTGA